The Acidobacteriota bacterium DNA window ATCGTGGTGACCGGCGCCGCGTCTGCCGTGATGGTGATCGGCGTGGTCCGGCCGGCCGGCCGCGAAGTCTGGGCGCAGGCCCGCGCCGGGACGGAGAATGCCGTCGTGGGCACGCTCTCGGGATACAACGTCAAGACCCGAGTGTTGACCGTCAAGGTTGACAACGTGGTCGAGAGATTCGTCCTCGCCGACAAGGCCTCCGTGCATGCGGGGTCCCGCGTCCTTCCCGCCAGTGCGATTGCCGCGCACGTCGGACACAAGGTCAAGGTGCGGTTCATCGAGTCCGACGGAAGACGCGTGGCCGAAACCGTGATGGTCTCGCGGGCGCCGTAAGTCTGACCTCTCACTTCGTGCCTTCCGGCCGCACACGTCGGCCTGCAGCTCCATGACGTGGAGGGCGCGGCTGGCCTGAGAGCGGTGCCCGCCATGAGAAAGCCACGGCGGTCGATGTGATTGGCCGAGTCGTCGCTCATCGGATCCTCGTGTAGCGGGGGTGGCGATCGATTGTGGCGCTACCTTACCGCACGGGGAGAATGGGCGCAACACTCGGAGCGCGCACTCAGACGCGCTCAGAGCGCGCTTGACCGAAACGGCATCGGAGTCCATCATCAACCGGTATGCAGATCGTGCTTGAAGTCGCGCTGGCGTTGGGAGGCGGGCTGGCGGCCGGGTTTGCCGCCGGATGGCATCTGGCGAGGCTGAATGCCGGGCATTCCGGGGCGCTGGCGGTCGCGCAGGCGGAAGCGCGCCTGGGACAGTTGGTGTCGCAGCTGACGGAACAGAAGGCCCGCGTCGAGGCGACGCTCGCCGCCGAACGAGCGGCGCACGACGACAAAGTCAAGGTCTATCAGGATGCCGAACAACGGCTGGAACTGGCGTTCAAAGGACTGTCGAGTGAGATCCTGAATGTCAGCTCAGAGCGATTTCTGACGCTGGCGGCCAAGAAGCTCGAAGACCTTCAGGGACAGGCACGCACGGATCTTGACGCGAGACGCCAGAGCATCAACGAGCTGCTGCAGCCGATGAAGGAGTCGCTCGGGCAGGTGACGGCGACGCTGGGCCAGGTGGAGAATTCGCGCCGCGAGGACTACGGACGCCTGGCCGCGCAGCTCACGAGCCTGGATCGGGAGACCAGTCTGCTGGTGCGGGCGCTGCGCACCCCGATCGGCCGCGGCCGCTGGGGCGAAGTGCAATTGCGGCGCGTCGTCGAAATGGCGGGCATGATCGAGCGGTGCGACTTCGACGAGCAGGTGTCGGTCAGAGGAGACTCGGGCGTTCAGCGCCCCGACCTCGTCATCCGTCTTCCTGGAGGCAAGTCGATTGTCGTCGATGCCAAAGCGCCTCTGGCGGCCTACCTCGATGCTCTGGAGGTGCCCGATGATATGGAGCGCGAGGCCCGCTTGAAGCACCATGCCGCACAGGTGCGCGCGCACATCAGCCAGCTCTCGAGTAAGGCGTATTGGCAGCAATTCGATCCGACGCCCGAGTTTGTCGTGATGTTCCTGCCTGGCGAGGCGTTCTTTGGTGCGGCTCTGCAGTACGATCCGTCGCTGATCGAGTTCGGTGCCGAGCGGAACGTGATCGCGGCCAGCCCGCTGACGCTGCTGGCCCTGCTGCGCACCGTGGCGCACGGGTGGACGCAGGAGCAGCTGGCCGAGAACGCGAAGCAGATCAGCCTGCTCGGCCGCGACCTCTACGATCGACTGTGCAAGATGGTCGACCACTTGATCGACCTGAGGAGGAAACTCGACGGGGCAGTCGAGGCCTACAACGCGACGGTCGGCGCGATCGAGGGACGCGTGCTGCCGTCGGCCCGGAAGCTGCGCGAACTGGGCGTCACCGCCACCAAGGAACTCGAGACGCTGGCGCCCGTCGAGGTGGCGACGCGGCGCCTGCAGGCCCCCGAGTTCATCGACGCCGCCGGGGAGCCGTCCGCGCTCGATGGGGAAGTCGTGGTCACTTCGGCAGGCGAGGTGGAGCGGAACTGAGCGCCCGACCGCGCCACGACACCATGCTGGTATTGACGCCAAACGCGGCGGCAACCGCCTCGAAGAGGGGTCGAGGAAGGATGCCGTGCAGCAGCGGCGTCAGCTTGACCAGCCAGGGCGTCAACACCTGGGCCTGGTTCGCGAGGACCGCGGCGACCGTCAGGTCCGCCACGCGTTCGGGAGTCAGGATGCGGGTCAGCCGCGGCGGCGTGACGCCGCCGAACATGCCGGTTCCGACGTAGCTGGGACAGACGGCGGTCAGGCCGATGTGATCATGCCCAAGCTCCCGCAGTTCGAGCCGCAGCGACTCGGCGAAGCCAAGGGCGGCCCATTTGCTCGCGCCGTAGGTCGACCCGAAGGGCAGTCCCACGAAACTCGATGCGCTCGCGATCGTGACCAGGTGTGCCTCTGGACGGGCCAGCAGGTCCGGCAGCAGCGCGTGGGTCACGTTTACCAGCCCCTCGACGTTGACGCGAAACGTCGCCACGTGACGTTCGAGGGGGACGTCGAGAAACGCCCCGCCATGCACGATGCCGGCGTTGTTGACCACGACGTCGGGTGGGCCCATCTGCTCGATCAGACCTTCCCGCAGGGCGTGTACGCTGGCCGGGCTGGTCACGTCCAGCTCGAACGCGTGCGCCTGGCCGCCGGCCGCGATGATCTCCGCGGCGACGCGCCGGGCGCCCGCCACGTCCAGATCCGCGATCGCGACACGAGAGCCGGCGGCGGCGAAGCGATGACCCAGACAGCGGCCAATTCCGGACGCCGCGCCGGTGACCACCACGATCTTCCCATTCAGTGTTCGCATGCGGATCCCTCCCGCGATGGCGGCAATCGTCAGGCCCACCTCCCGGTTGGCGAACGCGTGCCGGGCGGGCGCCCCGATCATACCGGAGGATTCAACCTTGACAGGGTTTGATCCGGGCGGTCATAGTAGTACCTTCGGACGCGCGGCGATTTCCCCGACTTGATGGGCCGCGTCAGGTCAGTCCAGGCGACTGACCCCGAACTATCTAAGTCGCGGGCGGGCTCGCGACATTCAGTCGTCGAGCCTTTTGTGTTTTGAGGGGATCCGGCGCCCGCGACGATCCCCCGATTGTTGGAGTCAGGAAACATGCAGCATCTGCCTTACACCGTCTCGTCCGAGTCGGTGTCGGAAGGACATCCCGACAAGGTCTGCGACTACATCGCGGACTCGATCCTCGACGCGTACATCGGCCAGGATTCCGACAGCCACGTCGCCGCCGAGGTCATGTGCAAGCACAACCTCGTCATTCTGGGCGGCGAGATTACGTCGAGGGGCAAGGTCTCCTACGAAGACGTCGTGCGCAACGCGATCACCGAAATCGGGTACACCGACGATACCGAGCCGTTCAGTGCGAACACGGTGCAGTTGTTCATCGCGATTAGCAAGCAGTCGTCCGAGATCGATCAAGGCGTGACGGCGGCCCGGAACAAGGAAGGCGAACAGGGCGCCGGCGACCAGGGCATGATGTACGGCTACGCGACCAGCGAGACGCCCGAGTTGATGCCGATGCCCATCTTCCTGGCGCACAAGCTGACGCGCGGTCTCGCCGACGATCGCAAGGCCGGCAAGTACGCGTGGCTTCGTCCCGATGCGAAATCGCAGGTGTCGGTGGTGTACGAGAATGGCGCTCCGGTCCGGGTGTCACACGTCCTCGTGTCGACTCAGCACACAGCCGACATCAAGCAGGCGGGCATCTTCGACTACGTGAAGTCGGACCTGGCGCCGCGTGTGCTCGGAAAGTGGTTCAACAGCGACGTCAAGGTGCTGGTCAATCCAACAGGCAGTTTCGTGCACGGCGGTCCATCGGCGGACTGCGGCGTGACGGGCCGCAAGATCATCGTGGACACCTACGGCGGCGTCGGACGCCACGGCGGCGGGGCGTTCAGCGGCAAGGATCCTTCCAAGGTCGATCGGACCGGCGCCTATTTCTGCCGGTACGTCGCACGGCAGGTTGTGAAGAAGGGCATCGCCAAGCGCGCCGAAATCCAGGTGGCGTACGCCATCGGCATGGCACAGCCCATCTCGGTCAGAGTGGATACGTTTGGCACCGGCGATGAGAAGGCGGCGGTTGAGCTGGTCCAGTCGTTCGACTTCCGCCCGCGCGCCATCATCAATCAGCTGAATCTGCTCCGGCCGATCTACCGGCAGACCACCAATTACGGGCACTTCGGGAAGCTCGAGCTGCCTTGGGAACAATAGAGCGCGAGCCTTCCGGTGACCGATCATCGATCGGTCACCGGGGGCTTCTTTCTGTGAGCGGACTCACAACCTGCGTCGGGCGGCCGGCACCCCGCCAGATCTCGCCGCACGAACGGGTTACGACAGGGGCTGCGACTGCTCCCGCATTGACACGATGGCCCGGCGCAGAACACCAGTGAGCTGGGTGTAGCGGTCCTCGTTCGACGTGCCGGCACCGGACTCCGGGTTGATCGGTTCTCCAAACACGATAGACGACCGCGTCGCGGCCCATGGCATCAATGTTCGCCACTGGAGCGGCTTGCCACGGGGCCAGACAGTCTGCAGGCCATCGATCGCCACAGGCAGGATGGGCACGTCGAGTTGATAGGAGAGAATCGCCGCTCCCTTCTTGAACTTCCTGGGCGCGCCATCGGGTGACCGTTCACCTTCTGGAAAGAGCACGAGGATCCTGTCTCGCCTGAGGCCGAAGCCTCCCGCCTGCATCGCGCGGACCAGGTTCGCGTCAGGATCGACCGGCACCACATTCATTTTCCTGCCGAGCCAGGCGGTGACAGGCGTCGCAAAATACTCGCTTGCCCCCACAAAGAACAATCGCTTGAACGCCCGGTAGGGCAGGGCGCCCACCACCAGAAACGCGTCGAGATAGCTCTGGTGGTTGGGGCACACGATATACGATCCGCTCAGTGGCACGTGCTCCAGACCGGTCACACGGAGCCCGATCAACGCGCGCGCGGCCAGGCTGACCACGCGCATCACGGAAAACGTCAGCGGCGTCAGCAGCGGTTGATCCGTCAGGATCGTCTGGATCGCAGGATCGTCGACGACTTCGGCGAAAATGCGCGCCCACGGATCGGCCGTCTGGTCGGTGCCGGCCGTCGCGCCGCCGCCGGCCGGGCGCAAGGCGTCGATCAGTTCGCGGACGGTGTAGATCCGATGCGCGGCTTCTTCAGGGACGGTGGCGTTGAACGTGTGTTCGAGGCTCGCGAGCAGCTCAACCCGTTCCATCGAATCGAGACCGAGGTCGAGCTCGAGATTGGCATCGGGCGTGATGGCGGCGCCCGGTCTGACGGCGGCCCGGATCGCCAGCAGGGCGGCCGAGACATGCGAGTCTGTCGCCCACGCCTGGTCGTCGTCGCGCCACTCGACGGCGTCGGGGGGCACGGTCGATTCGGCCAGCCTCGATCGGTACATCTCCTCGACCGCGTGCCGCTTCACCTTTCGCGTCGTCGTGCGCGGCAGATCCTCCAGCCACACGTCGAAACTCAGCACCCGCTTGTGATGAGGCAGCTGCAGCGACAGCCCCTCGATGTCGAACCGGATGATCTCGCGCGTGTTGACGATTCGCCGCTCACGCATCACGTCCAGATCGGGCACCACAATGGCGTGCAGCCGTTCGGCGGCGGGTTCGTCTGGCGACGCCACGCCCATCACGCAGATGTCCTTGATAAACGGGGACTGCGCGTACACCAGTTCAATGTCTTCGGGATAGATGTTCTTGCCCGATGCGAGCACAATCACGTCTTTCTTCCTGCCAGTGATGTGCAGGCGCCCCGTCGGATCGAGATACCCGAGGTCGCCGGTGTGCAACCACCCATCGCGTATCGTCTCGGCGGTGGTCTCCGGGCGGTTGTGGTACCCGGCCATCACGATCGGGCCTTTGATCAGGATCTCGCCATCACGGTGTTCGCGCGTGGTCGTCTCTGCGGGCTCCTCGAGAATCCGGATCTGGACGCCCTCGAACGGTTCCCCCACGGTTTCGATGTGAGGATCGCCTGGCCGGTTGATCGTCGCCGCCCCCGCACATTCCGTGAGGCCGTACGCCTGGATGATGTTGAGCCCCATGGCGAACAGTTCGCGGCCGATCCTGGGATCGAAGCGCGATCCGCCCGTCACCATGATGCGCATGCGCCCGCCCAGTGCGGCGTGGACGCGGCTGAACAGCAGGCGGCCGAGATTGATCCGGAGCGTCCCGCGCAGCCAGCCGTTCAGCCGGAGCAGGGCTCGGAACGTGATTCGAACCGGCAACGGCGAGGTGTGAACCCGTTCCATCACGCGTTGGTGGAGCAGATAGTAGAACTGCGGGACGACACAGAACGCCGTGATGTGACACTCGGCCAGGGCCCGCATCATCTCGGTGCTGTTCAACGTCTCGAGAAACACGACCCTGGCGCCAGACGTCAGCGGCAGCAGCAGATTCGCGACCTGCGCGAGGGCGTGAAACAGGGGCAGAATGCCGAGAACGCGGTCCTGCTCGACGATGGTGACGACCTTGAATGCGGCGGTCTTCTCGGCCAGCAGGTTGCCGTGAGTGAGCACAACCCCCTTGGGATCGCTGGTTGTGCCGGACGTGTACAACGTGACCGCCGGGTCTTCCTGGGTTGCGGGACACGAGCCTGACAGCGGAGGCGCGTCATCGCCGAGGTCATCGAGGCTGGCGACGCCGGCGTGCGAGCCTGACAGCAGGACCAGGCGCGGAGGTGCCGAAAGTCCCGCCGTCGCCTCGAGTGCGACGGCCAGGTACCTGGCCGTCGTAAAGAGCACGACCGCGCCGGCGTCCTCGATAATGGTGCGGACCTGGTGCGCCTTGTAGGACGTGTCGAGCGGTACCGCGACCGATCCCAATCGGAGTGTGCCAAGATAGGCCGAACACCACCGCACGTCGTTGTCGGCGAGAATGGCGCACCGGTCGCCGGAACCGATGCCCCCTGCGGCGAGCCGTCTCGCCACGCGTCCGCTCAGGGCAAGCACGTCCGCGTATCGATAGGTGTCGATACCGGCCCGCCCGAAAATCTCAATCGCAGGTCTGTCAGGAAACCGATCGGCGGCTGCGGCAAACGCGTCGTAGACGTTGCGTATCATGGGCCCGGCGCAGGATCATACCAGCAACCGGGCTGGATTGAGATGCCGCGACGGGCGCTAGGGCCACCGCTGTGAGTAGGCGCGATCCTGGGCGCCGGTCGTGGTGGTCTTCCGGCTCGCCTTGTCGGCGTACATCCGGCGGTCGGCGACCGCCATCATCTCGTCGACGGTCTGGCCGTCTTCCGGAAACGACGCGACGCCGATACTGACACTGAGCTGGACCGGCTGGCCCGGCGCCGGCTCGAAGGGCAGCTCCGCGATCGCCGACTGCAGCTCCTGCCGTCGGCGCTCTGCCTGGACCGGATCGCAGTCGCCGAGCACAAGAACGAACTCGTCGCCCGCAAATCGCGCGCACACGTCGTACACGCGAAGGCTGGATCGCAACACGTGCGACACTTCCTTCAGGGCCCGGTCGCCGGCCTGGTGGCCGAATCCGTCATTGATCTGCTTGAAGCGATCCATGTCGAGCACGACGAGCGACAGGCGTCCCTGCTGCCGCTGAGCGCGCGCCAGTTCCTGGCCGAACTGCCGGTCGAGGTAGCGCCGGTTCGGCAACCCCGTCAACACGTCCGTGAGCGACTGTTCCTGTGTGCGCTCGAACTCCACGGCGTTCGCGATGACGGTCGCGGCCTGGGTCGCGACGCGGCCGAGCAGGCGGCGGTGATCGACGGTAAACGCATCCCTGTCCGTATGGTACAGCGCCAGCGCGCCCACGGTGTGGTCCTCGATCTGGAGAGGCGACACCAGCACGGATTGCAGACGCGCACCGGGCGAGCGGCCCTGGATCGGCTGGACTGGCAGCATCTCGGCCAGCGATTCCACCTGCGAGGCCACCATCGCGCGAATTCCGTCGTGCTGGGTGCCGGTCACGTGGCGGCACAGAAGCAGCTGGCATTCCTCGTCGAACAGGAACAGCGCACACGACACAAAGGGCACGCATTCCACCATCGACGACGACACGAGCGCGAGCGTATCCGATACCCGGAGCGACGCGTTCAGGGCCTGGGAGATGCCGTGGAGCATCTGCTGTTCGCGGTGGGCTCCCGCGATGTCAGTGAGCGCTTTGTCTGCTCCGGCGGTCCGCGATGTCGCCCGGTCGTCGTCAGCCACCAGCCTGCTGGCGTGAAGCTGGGACTCGACGTCCGGCAGAATCTCGATAAATCGCTCCACCAGAGCCGGATCGAGAGCGGATCCGCCATTCTCGCGCACCGTGGCGATCGCCTCGGCATATGTGCGGGCGAGGCGGTGAGGTCTCCCGGCCAGCATGGCGGTGAAGCAATCGGCCACGGCGAGAATTCTCGCGCCGGCTGGAATGGCTTCGCCCTTGAGGCCGTCTGGATAGCCGCGTCCATCCCATCGTTCGTGATGCGACAGGATGAGTGAGGCCACGGGATAGGGGAATCGCACGGACCTGATGATCTCGGCACCGACACCCGGATGGACCTTCAAGCGGTTGTATTCCTCGTCGCTCAGCCTGCCGGACTTGGACAGGATGTGTTCGGGGACAGCCAGATTGCCGATGTCATGGAGCATGGCGGCCGTCTTGACGCCGCGAATCTCAGGTTCGGTCAGATCGATGGCGCGCGCCAGCCCCTCGGCGTACGCCTGCATCCGCCTCAGATGGTCCCTGGAGGTGCAGTCCTTGGCTTCGATCGCCAGGGCGAGCGCCTCGATGGTCCCGAGTTGGACATCCGCCAGTTCTCGCACCTGCCGCTGTTCGTCGACGATCCGATCGGAGTACGTCCGGAAGCTGCGATACATCAGGTACACCGGCACGGCGGAGATCACGGCCCACCATTGAAGCCCTGCCTGCGACAGTTCCACGATGACAATCGCGAGGCCGGCGCCGATATAGTAGCTGGGCACGCCCCACAACAACTGCTTCCGCCACACCCTCGACATGGATTCCTGCAACGTCATGGCGGAGGCAAGGCTCACCATCGTCGTGTTGATCAGGAAGTAGGCCGACGCCGCAGTCATGGCAGCCCCGATCTGGATCCACCACGAGTAGGGCGGCTGGGGCACCAGAAACTGGTAGACCAGGCCGGCGCCGGCGGCCGACAGGGCCAGAGTCGCCATGCCGAACAGGTTCTGGTACCAGGGGGCCGCGCCAGTTTTTCGGAAGATGCCTTGAGCCCATCCGGTTGCGGCGGCAATCAGCACCGTAGGCCACATTCCGAGCACGAGTACGGAGGCGAAGGTGGCGACGTACGAGAACGACAGACTCGGCTCCCCGTCGGCCATGGGCAGCGAAATCTTGATGCCGGAGGTCAGGACCGACACCGCGAGCAGGCCGGTAAACGTCGCGAAATCACCGGTCAGGCCCAGAGAGACACGCCCGGCGACGAGGGCGGCGCCGGCAACGACAACGGCCGAGAGAAGCACCGCCGCGCTTGGCCCCTGGGAGCCGTCGCTCAGGCCTGGCGCGGGGCGTTCAGAGACGTGGGACGACAAGGACTGTTCGCTCATGCGCGTTGCCCCTCGACGCACACGACCGGCTCCACGCCAATCGGCCCAGCGTCGGGCGCCACGGTCTCGGTCTCACTCAGCCGTCGTCGGGCCACAGCCAGCAACTGGCTGACCGTGCCGCCGTCGTAAGGTCCGCAGGCGAACGCAATCTGGAGCGAAGGTGATTGCGCGCCAGCGGCGTCAAACGCCCGGGGCAGTGACGCCCCGATGCGATCGACGATCAACTGACCTGCCGCGGGTTCGCAATCGGGCATCAAGACGACCAGTTCCTGCGCGTTCGGACGGAAGATCAAGTCGGCGACGCGTGTCGCCTGGCCGACCGCGACCGCCGCGTGATCGATGGCGTCGTCGTCGCCCCTGGCGCGCACGCACAGGATGCCGAGCGCGTGGCCGGTCGAGCCCTTCCAGAACACGTCGCGGTCGAGGATCGCGTCCATGTGGCCCGCGATCATCGGCGGCACCGCGAGCGGCGCCTCTCTGTGTCCGTGGGTCGCCAGCGAGCGCTGATAGGCGCGCTCGATCGCCTCGGCGACCGCCCCGCTGATCAACTCGATGGCCATGCGCTGATCATCGGTGAACGCATTCGGCTGATCCGAATACAGCGTCACCGCGCCGGTCGTCTCCGTGTCAGGCGCCAGCGGGATGCTCAGGGCGCTGCGGAATCTCGGGCTCAGCTGGTCGAAACGGGGGCCCACGTCGAGTGCGGGATCCGCA harbors:
- a CDS encoding DNA recombination protein RmuC; the protein is MQIVLEVALALGGGLAAGFAAGWHLARLNAGHSGALAVAQAEARLGQLVSQLTEQKARVEATLAAERAAHDDKVKVYQDAEQRLELAFKGLSSEILNVSSERFLTLAAKKLEDLQGQARTDLDARRQSINELLQPMKESLGQVTATLGQVENSRREDYGRLAAQLTSLDRETSLLVRALRTPIGRGRWGEVQLRRVVEMAGMIERCDFDEQVSVRGDSGVQRPDLVIRLPGGKSIVVDAKAPLAAYLDALEVPDDMEREARLKHHAAQVRAHISQLSSKAYWQQFDPTPEFVVMFLPGEAFFGAALQYDPSLIEFGAERNVIAASPLTLLALLRTVAHGWTQEQLAENAKQISLLGRDLYDRLCKMVDHLIDLRRKLDGAVEAYNATVGAIEGRVLPSARKLRELGVTATKELETLAPVEVATRRLQAPEFIDAAGEPSALDGEVVVTSAGEVERN
- a CDS encoding SDR family NAD(P)-dependent oxidoreductase, which encodes MIGAPARHAFANREVGLTIAAIAGGIRMRTLNGKIVVVTGAASGIGRCLGHRFAAAGSRVAIADLDVAGARRVAAEIIAAGGQAHAFELDVTSPASVHALREGLIEQMGPPDVVVNNAGIVHGGAFLDVPLERHVATFRVNVEGLVNVTHALLPDLLARPEAHLVTIASASSFVGLPFGSTYGASKWAALGFAESLRLELRELGHDHIGLTAVCPSYVGTGMFGGVTPPRLTRILTPERVADLTVAAVLANQAQVLTPWLVKLTPLLHGILPRPLFEAVAAAFGVNTSMVSWRGRALSSAPPRLPK
- the metK gene encoding methionine adenosyltransferase; its protein translation is MQHLPYTVSSESVSEGHPDKVCDYIADSILDAYIGQDSDSHVAAEVMCKHNLVILGGEITSRGKVSYEDVVRNAITEIGYTDDTEPFSANTVQLFIAISKQSSEIDQGVTAARNKEGEQGAGDQGMMYGYATSETPELMPMPIFLAHKLTRGLADDRKAGKYAWLRPDAKSQVSVVYENGAPVRVSHVLVSTQHTADIKQAGIFDYVKSDLAPRVLGKWFNSDVKVLVNPTGSFVHGGPSADCGVTGRKIIVDTYGGVGRHGGGAFSGKDPSKVDRTGAYFCRYVARQVVKKGIAKRAEIQVAYAIGMAQPISVRVDTFGTGDEKAAVELVQSFDFRPRAIINQLNLLRPIYRQTTNYGHFGKLELPWEQ
- a CDS encoding AMP-binding protein, which gives rise to MIRNVYDAFAAAADRFPDRPAIEIFGRAGIDTYRYADVLALSGRVARRLAAGGIGSGDRCAILADNDVRWCSAYLGTLRLGSVAVPLDTSYKAHQVRTIIEDAGAVVLFTTARYLAVALEATAGLSAPPRLVLLSGSHAGVASLDDLGDDAPPLSGSCPATQEDPAVTLYTSGTTSDPKGVVLTHGNLLAEKTAAFKVVTIVEQDRVLGILPLFHALAQVANLLLPLTSGARVVFLETLNSTEMMRALAECHITAFCVVPQFYYLLHQRVMERVHTSPLPVRITFRALLRLNGWLRGTLRINLGRLLFSRVHAALGGRMRIMVTGGSRFDPRIGRELFAMGLNIIQAYGLTECAGAATINRPGDPHIETVGEPFEGVQIRILEEPAETTTREHRDGEILIKGPIVMAGYHNRPETTAETIRDGWLHTGDLGYLDPTGRLHITGRKKDVIVLASGKNIYPEDIELVYAQSPFIKDICVMGVASPDEPAAERLHAIVVPDLDVMRERRIVNTREIIRFDIEGLSLQLPHHKRVLSFDVWLEDLPRTTTRKVKRHAVEEMYRSRLAESTVPPDAVEWRDDDQAWATDSHVSAALLAIRAAVRPGAAITPDANLELDLGLDSMERVELLASLEHTFNATVPEEAAHRIYTVRELIDALRPAGGGATAGTDQTADPWARIFAEVVDDPAIQTILTDQPLLTPLTFSVMRVVSLAARALIGLRVTGLEHVPLSGSYIVCPNHQSYLDAFLVVGALPYRAFKRLFFVGASEYFATPVTAWLGRKMNVVPVDPDANLVRAMQAGGFGLRRDRILVLFPEGERSPDGAPRKFKKGAAILSYQLDVPILPVAIDGLQTVWPRGKPLQWRTLMPWAATRSSIVFGEPINPESGAGTSNEDRYTQLTGVLRRAIVSMREQSQPLS
- a CDS encoding diguanylate cyclase gives rise to the protein MSEQSLSSHVSERPAPGLSDGSQGPSAAVLLSAVVVAGAALVAGRVSLGLTGDFATFTGLLAVSVLTSGIKISLPMADGEPSLSFSYVATFASVLVLGMWPTVLIAAATGWAQGIFRKTGAAPWYQNLFGMATLALSAAGAGLVYQFLVPQPPYSWWIQIGAAMTAASAYFLINTTMVSLASAMTLQESMSRVWRKQLLWGVPSYYIGAGLAIVIVELSQAGLQWWAVISAVPVYLMYRSFRTYSDRIVDEQRQVRELADVQLGTIEALALAIEAKDCTSRDHLRRMQAYAEGLARAIDLTEPEIRGVKTAAMLHDIGNLAVPEHILSKSGRLSDEEYNRLKVHPGVGAEIIRSVRFPYPVASLILSHHERWDGRGYPDGLKGEAIPAGARILAVADCFTAMLAGRPHRLARTYAEAIATVRENGGSALDPALVERFIEILPDVESQLHASRLVADDDRATSRTAGADKALTDIAGAHREQQMLHGISQALNASLRVSDTLALVSSSMVECVPFVSCALFLFDEECQLLLCRHVTGTQHDGIRAMVASQVESLAEMLPVQPIQGRSPGARLQSVLVSPLQIEDHTVGALALYHTDRDAFTVDHRRLLGRVATQAATVIANAVEFERTQEQSLTDVLTGLPNRRYLDRQFGQELARAQRQQGRLSLVVLDMDRFKQINDGFGHQAGDRALKEVSHVLRSSLRVYDVCARFAGDEFVLVLGDCDPVQAERRRQELQSAIAELPFEPAPGQPVQLSVSIGVASFPEDGQTVDEMMAVADRRMYADKASRKTTTTGAQDRAYSQRWP